From one Melospiza melodia melodia isolate bMelMel2 chromosome 6, bMelMel2.pri, whole genome shotgun sequence genomic stretch:
- the CEP170B gene encoding centrosomal protein of 170 kDa protein B isoform X3, translating to MSVTSWFLVSSTGIRHRLPREMIFVGRDDCELMLQSRSVDKQHAVINYDKDKDEHWVKDLGSLNGTFVNDVRIPDQKYITLKLNDVIRFGYDSNMYVLEQIQHKVPEEALKHEKYTSQLQMNYKGPAMKRAEQPMEHSVYTESPQAKLEKGERKAITETNTYRTPLYGQPSWWGEDDANNKEERRQEEHYSERSKEITQHEEEMNGNISTYREAQEQSVFAFRREPSYFEIPTKEFQQPSKSPETQVHEIPTKDVDAVVAPVVQSHASFTIEFDDGTPGKIKIKDHVTKFSLRQRRPYSKEPAHTEMMSAESKVADWLVQNDPSLMRRQSAGDDVYSTKSDLPIHVRTLKGNRHEDGTQSDTEDPKAEKEPPAAGGERPAEQTRLQRQMRRDPHEMLHNKQAFVIEFFEDTPRKKRSQSFTHSAHSSQSDTDPGVKSKVEKRKNALPAEKPGNSAPPSHLTAQAGKASNSSCGTQRASSFKRDKTEDRISSSSSSAPRVKSYGSVGRKSKMAQDFMAEYLRETAQSGKPNAEKAAPVPMPTAPRVVISSEPEPASAPPPEVKSAQGRRNDEEDSVSETGTYTIETESQDKEVEEARKMIDQVFGVLESPEFSRISSTFRPVIKGEKDDASSQHLISENGTNQKSPLLQALSSKAVNGSQAEAQMSAAAQGSQKWVSRWASLADSYSDSGFASGPGDGSVVSSESGVLPKPGEPENSVPSRTRRLLPQLPPSDKSDSPTPTVLVCQESYSEVTKRTIVKDGCVEACGDSNSHLFIQEDLDPDSLSDASRSDDGFSTEKGKKYKENSKMLEQMREDNRSESRQPGATRISHVRAVSEPVSTSFYIGDDSNDAEVPSKLSMSISHARADKDSKDPEFSFKCAGTPVSGKPPVKDVSAYINTAGKVVISLHQSLPQDQENMSGKETASFVRQESFTKDKSSSGVPQNKLPHISSHPLLKDLEALRSTRMDFGQDTHLLLKDTETALAALEAKLLGQSQQLESSETAGQLEDSLSGDSDVDTASTVSLVSGKNVPASAPKRKAVVSLQKEKSSSTPSIQDQCGQPSARDRLTEKQKTQAPEAPNRAEATKRFQMKRSAGTRGSLDFTDDERSSNSPYLPVPDAVVSDHEHSVTRPVPRRKPFTQPTREDQSKTTSNVQKIQQVLTRSNSLSTPRPTRASKLRRARLGDASDNECVDADKAASNSDATAQGTKQPTETKKLSRLDILAMPRKRAGSFTVPSDSETAQARTGFSGRSAESYRKTGVSEVRAAARKTAAAASAKQPFSRTRSSSVKYSSSSSSSRRRPQGSDYTSTSEEEYGSNHSSPKHKRSHTSTATQTPRMRGSGLGRQKHNGRETDEDEDFDDNPDPYGFIAQTAEIAEIARLSQTLVKDVAILAREIHDVAGDGDSQSSSGTGPSPCLSSVPNTPASTISAREEIARRSFRLAYPSQLVQHIPEASLNYQKVPPGSVELKDFDQNMNDNREEDPSRKTRTRNREEVIFDNLMLNPVSQLSHTIRENTENLAEKMKILFQNSERTWEEMEAKINSENEVPILKTSNKEISSILKELRRVQKQLEVINAIIDPTGNLDIVASNKASSAAKQSTATKVRTANNSGSTLETLSLPQMRNYAQKSNCGSSSLQDSNFIPDGEKYVI from the exons AAACGAATACTTACCGCACCCCTCTCTATGGGCAGCCCTCCTGGTGGGGGGAAGATGATGCAAACAACAAGGAGGAGAGAAGGCAAGAGGAACATTACTCAG AGAGATCAAAAGAGATAACCCAGCATGAAGAGGAAATGAATGGGAATATTTCTACTTATAGAGAGGCCCAAGAACAATCTGTGTTTGCTTTCCGGAGAGAGCCAAGTTACTTTGAGATTCCAACTAAAGAATTTCAGCAGCCGTCAAAATCTCCAGAAACACAGGTCCATGAGATCCCAACAAAAGATGTTGATGCTGTGGTAGCCCCTGTGGTACAGAGTCATGCCTCTTTCACCATTGAATTTGATGATGGTACACCTGGTAAAATAAAGATAAAAGACCATGTAACAAAATTTTCACTCAGACAGAGAAGACCCTACAGTAAGGAGCCAGCTCACACAGAAATGATGTCGGCAGAGAGCAAAGTGGCTGACTGGCTTGTCCAGAATGACCCAAGCCTGATGAGAAGGCAGTCTGCAGGAGATGATGTTTACAGTACCAAGAGTGACCTGCCAATTCATGTAAGGACGCTCAAAG GCAACAGGCACGAGGACGGGACGCAGAGCGACACCGAAGACCCCAAGGCGGAGAAGGAGccgccggcggcgggcggggaaCGCCCCGCGGAGCAGACGAGGCTGCAGCGCCAGATGAGGCGCGACCCCCACGAGATGCTGCACAACAAGCAGGCCTTCGTCATCGAGTTCTTCGAGGACACGCCGCGCAAGAAGCGCTCCCAGTCCTTCACGCACAGCGCCCACTCATCCCAGAGCGACACGGATCCGGGCGTGAAGAGCAAGGTGGAAAAGCGCAAGAACGCGCTGCCGGCGGAGAAGCCGGGAAATTCAGCGCCGCCGTCCCACCTCACAGCCCAGGCGGGCAAAGCCAGCAACAGCTCCTGCGGGACCCAAAGAGCCAGCTCCTTCAAGAGGGATAAGACGGAGGATCGTATCAGCTCTTCGTCCTCCTCTGCTCCCAGAGTCAAAAGTTATGGGAGCGTTGGGAGGAAGTCGAAAATGGCTCAGGATTTTATGGCTGAGTACTTGCGTGAGACTGCTCAGTCTGGGAAGCCAAACGCCGAGAAAGCAGCCCCTGTGCCCATGCCCACAGCTCCACGTGTGGTTATATCCTCGGAACCAGAGCCTGCCTCTGCTCCACCTCCAGAGGTGAaatctgcccagggcaggaggaatgatgaggaggacagTGTAAGTGAGACGGGCACATACACCATTGAGACAGAGTCGCAGGACAAAGAGGTGGAGGAAGCGCGAAAAATGATAGATCAG GTTTTTGGCGTTCTAGAATCGCCTGAATTTTCCAGAATCTCTTCAACCTTTAGACCAGTAATTAAAGGCGAAAAAGATGACGCCAGTTCTCAGCATCTAATCAGTGAAAACGGCACTAATCAGAAGTCACCCTTGCTCCAGGCTCTTTCCTCAAAAGCTGTGAATGGGTCTCAGGCTGAGGCACAG ATgtctgcagcagctcaggggaGTCAGAAGTGGGTGTCAAGGTGGGCGAGCCTTGCGGACAGTTACTCTGACTCTGGATTTGCCTCTGGGCCGGGTGATGGAAGTGTAG TCTCTTCAGAAAGTGGGGTGCTCCCAAAACCTGGAGAACCAGAAAACTCTGTGCCCTCGAGAACAAGGCGCCttcttccccagctccctccAAGTGATAAATCAGACAGCCCCACTCCCACAGTCCTGGTGTGCCAGGAGTCCTATTCAGAGGTTaccaagagaaccattgtgaagGATGGCTGCGTGGAAGCCTGTGGCGATTCCAACAGCCACCTCTTCATCCAGGAGGACCTGGATCCGGATAGCCTCAGCGATGCCAGCAGATCTGACGATGGCTTCAGCACGGAAAAAGGCAAGAAATACAAAGAGAACAGCAAAATGCTAGAGCAGATGAGGGAAGACAATAGATCAGAGAGTCGGCAGCCAGGAGCCACCCGGATCTCTCATGTGAGAGCTGTGAGTGAGCCAGTTTCTACTTCCTTCTACATTGGTGATGACAGCAATGATGCAGAGGTTCCCTCCAAGCTCTCCATGAGTATATCCCATGCTCGAGCAGACAAAGACAGCAAGGATCCAGAGTTTTCCTTCAAGTGTGCTGGCACACCAGTTTCTGGAAAGCCACCGGTCAAAGATGTCAGTGCTTATATAAACACGGCTGGAAAAGTTGTCATTTCCCTTCATCAGAGTCTTCCTCAAGATCAAGAAAACATGTCAGGAAAGGAAACGGCATCTTTTGTTAGACAGGAAAGTTTTACCAAAGATAAATCAAGCAGTGGTGTTCCTCAGAATAAACTCCCACATATTTCAAGTCACCCTCTGCTTAAAGATTTAGAGGCTCTTCGGTCAACTCGCATGGACTTTGGTCAGGACACTCATCTTCTGCTTAAGGACACTGAAACTGCCTTGGCAGCGCTGGAAGCCAAATTGCTTGGTCAAAGCCAACAGCTGGAGTCGTCAGAAACTGCTGGTCAGCtggaggactctttgtcaggggACTCAGATGTAGACACAGCCAGCACAGTCAGCTTGGTGAGCGGCAAAAACGTCCCAGCAAGTGCCCCGAAACGCAAAGCGGTTGTGAGCTTGCAGAAGGAGAAATCTTCCTCCACACCATCCATCCAGGACCAATGTGGGCAGCCCAGCGCTCGGGACAGGCTGACAGAGAAGCAGAAAACACAAGCACCAGAGGCACCCAACAGAGCAGAGGCCACCAAACGCTTCCAGATGAAGCGGAGCGCTGGGACTCGAGGGTCACTTGACTTCACAGACGACGAGAGAAGTTCGAACTCGCCCTACCTGCCAGTCCCAGATGCGGTTGTGTCTGACCACGAGCACTCGGTAACCCGGCCTGTTCCCAGGAGGAAACCTTTCACTCAGCCCACCAGGGAGGACCAGAGCAAAACGACCTCGAACGTGCAGAAAATCCAGCAGGTTCTCACCCGGTCCAACAGTTTATCCACCCCCCGGCCCACGAGGGCCTCAAAGCTGCGCCGCGCCCGGCTGGGAGATGCTTCGGACAATGAGTGTGTGGATGCTGACAAAGCAGCCTCCAACTCGGATGCCACTGCTCAGGGCACCAAGCAGCCCACGGAGACGAAGAAGCTGTCCCGGCTGGACATCCTGGCCATGCCCAGGAAACGGGCAGGATCATTCACAGTGCCCAGTGACTCGGAGACAGCGCAGGCGAGGACGGGCTTTTCGGGCCGCAGCGCCGAGTCCTATCGCAAGACGGGCGTGTCGGAGGTGAGAGCTGCGGCCAGGaaaacagcagctgctgcctctgccaagCAGCCTTTCAGCAGGACTCGTTCAAGCAGTGTCAAGTATTCCTCCTCGTCATCCT CATCAAGGCGGAGACCACAGGGTTCAGATTACACTTCCACTTCGGAGGAGGAATATGGCTCAAATCACAGCTCCCCTAAACACAAACGCTCCCATACTTCAACAGCCACACAAACACCGAGGATGcgtggctctgggctgggcaggcagAAGCACAACGGCAGAGAAACGGATGAGGATGAAGATTTTGATGACAACCCTGACCCCTACGGCTTCATTGCGCAAACAGCAGAGATAGCAGAAATTGCCAG GCTCAGCCAGACCTTGGTGAAGGATGTGGCCATCCTTGCTCGGGAGATTCACGACGTTGCTGGAGATGGGGACTCGCAGAGCTCCTCGGGGACAggacccagcccctgcctcagcTCTGTGCCCAACACTCCAGCTTCCACCATATCTGCCAGAGAGGAG ATTGCTCGTAGATCTTTTCGGCTGGCATATCCATCTCAG TTGGTGCAGCACATTCCAGAAGCAAGTCTGAACTACCAGAAAGTGCCTCCGGGATCAGTGGAACTGAAGGATTTTGACCAAAATATGAATGATAATAGAGAAGAGGATCCCTCAAGAAAAACAAGGACAAGAAACCGTGAGGAG GTAATCTTTGACAATCTGATGTTGAACCCAGTGTCCCAGTTATCACATACAATCCGTGAAAATACAGAAAACCTCGCTGAAAAAATGAA GATTCTGTTTCAAAACTCAGAAAGGACCTGGGAGGAAATGGAGGCCAAAATCAATTCAGAAAATGAAGTGCCAATTCTGAAAACATCAAACAAA GAAATCAGTTCTATCCTGAAGGAGCTCAGGCGAGTTCAAAAACAGCTTGAAG tcaTAAACGCCATCATCGACCCTACTGGAAACTTGGATATAGTTGCCAGTAACAAAGCATCTTCTGCTGCTAAACAATCTACAGCTACTAAAGTCAGGACTGCTAACAACTCTGGGTCCACACTGGAGACTTTGTCCCTACCACAGATGAGGAACTACGCTCAGAAATCGAACTGTGGGTCTTCTAGCTTGCAAGATTCGAATTTCATTCCAGATGGAGAGAAATATGTGATCTGA
- the CEP170B gene encoding centrosomal protein of 170 kDa protein B isoform X6, whose amino-acid sequence MSVTSWFLVSSTGIRHRLPREMIFVGRDDCELMLQSRSVDKQHAVINYDKDKDEHWVKDLGSLNGTFVNDVRIPDQKYITLKLNDVIRFGYDSNMYVLEQIQHKVPEEALKHEKYTSQLQMNYKGPAMKRAEQPMEHSVYTESPQAKLEKGERKAITETNTYRTPLYGQPSWWGEDDANNKEERRQEEHYSERSKEITQHEEEMNGNISTYREAQEQSVFAFRREPSYFEIPTKEFQQPSKSPETQVHEIPTKDVDAVVAPVVQSHASFTIEFDDGTPGKIKIKDHVTKFSLRQRRPYSKEPAHTEMMSAESKVADWLVQNDPSLMRRQSAGDDVYSTKSDLPIHVRTLKGNRHEDGTQSDTEDPKAEKEPPAAGGERPAEQTRLQRQMRRDPHEMLHNKQAFVIEFFEDTPRKKRSQSFTHSAHSSQSDTDPGVKSKVEKRKNALPAEKPGNSAPPSHLTAQAGKASNSSCGTQRASSFKRDKTEDRISSSSSSAPRVKSYGSVGRKSKMAQDFMAEYLRETAQSGKPNAEKAAPVPMPTAPRVVISSEPEPASAPPPEVKSAQGRRNDEEDSVSETGTYTIETESQDKEVEEARKMIDQVFGVLESPEFSRISSTFRPVIKGEKDDASSQHLISENGTNQKSPLLQALSSKAVNGSQAEAQMSAAAQGSQKWVSRWASLADSYSDSGFASGPGDGSVVSSESGVLPKPGEPENSVPSRTRRLLPQLPPSDKSDSPTPTVLVCQESYSEVTKRTIVKDGCVEACGDSNSHLFIQEDLDPDSLSDASRSDDGFSTEKGKKYKENSKMLEQMREDNRSESRQPGATRISHVRAVSEPVSTSFYIGDDSNDAEVPSKLSMSISHARADKDSKDPEFSFKCAGTPVSGKPPVKDVSAYINTAGKVVISLHQSLPQDQENMSGKETASFVRQESFTKDKSSSGVPQNKLPHISSHPLLKDLEALRSTRMDFGQDTHLLLKDTETALAALEAKLLGQSQQLESSETAGQLEDSLSGDSDVDTASTVSLVSGKNVPASAPKRKAVVSLQKEKSSSTPSIQDQCGQPSARDRLTEKQKTQAPEAPNRAEATKRFQMKRSAGTRGSLDFTDDERSSNSPYLPVPDAVVSDHEHSVTRPVPRRKPFTQPTREDQSKTTSNVQKIQQVLTRSNSLSTPRPTRASKLRRARLGDASDNECVDADKAASNSDATAQGTKQPTETKKLSRLDILAMPRKRAGSFTVPSDSETAQARTGFSGRSAESYRKTGVSEVRAAARKTAAAASAKQPFSRTRSSSVKYSSSSSSSRRRPQGSDYTSTSEEEYGSNHSSPKHKRSHTSTATQTPRMRGSGLGRQKHNGRETDEDEDFDDNPDPYGFIAQTAEIAEIARLSQTLVKDVAILAREIHDVAGDGDSQSSSGTGPSPCLSSVPNTPASTISAREELVQHIPEASLNYQKVPPGSVELKDFDQNMNDNREEDPSRKTRTRNREEVIFDNLMLNPVSQLSHTIRENTENLAEKMKILFQNSERTWEEMEAKINSENEVPILKTSNKEISSILKELRRVQKQLEVINAIIDPTGNLDIVASNKASSAAKQSTATKVRTANNSGSTLETLSLPQMRNYAQKSNCGSSSLQDSNFIPDGEKYVI is encoded by the exons AAACGAATACTTACCGCACCCCTCTCTATGGGCAGCCCTCCTGGTGGGGGGAAGATGATGCAAACAACAAGGAGGAGAGAAGGCAAGAGGAACATTACTCAG AGAGATCAAAAGAGATAACCCAGCATGAAGAGGAAATGAATGGGAATATTTCTACTTATAGAGAGGCCCAAGAACAATCTGTGTTTGCTTTCCGGAGAGAGCCAAGTTACTTTGAGATTCCAACTAAAGAATTTCAGCAGCCGTCAAAATCTCCAGAAACACAGGTCCATGAGATCCCAACAAAAGATGTTGATGCTGTGGTAGCCCCTGTGGTACAGAGTCATGCCTCTTTCACCATTGAATTTGATGATGGTACACCTGGTAAAATAAAGATAAAAGACCATGTAACAAAATTTTCACTCAGACAGAGAAGACCCTACAGTAAGGAGCCAGCTCACACAGAAATGATGTCGGCAGAGAGCAAAGTGGCTGACTGGCTTGTCCAGAATGACCCAAGCCTGATGAGAAGGCAGTCTGCAGGAGATGATGTTTACAGTACCAAGAGTGACCTGCCAATTCATGTAAGGACGCTCAAAG GCAACAGGCACGAGGACGGGACGCAGAGCGACACCGAAGACCCCAAGGCGGAGAAGGAGccgccggcggcgggcggggaaCGCCCCGCGGAGCAGACGAGGCTGCAGCGCCAGATGAGGCGCGACCCCCACGAGATGCTGCACAACAAGCAGGCCTTCGTCATCGAGTTCTTCGAGGACACGCCGCGCAAGAAGCGCTCCCAGTCCTTCACGCACAGCGCCCACTCATCCCAGAGCGACACGGATCCGGGCGTGAAGAGCAAGGTGGAAAAGCGCAAGAACGCGCTGCCGGCGGAGAAGCCGGGAAATTCAGCGCCGCCGTCCCACCTCACAGCCCAGGCGGGCAAAGCCAGCAACAGCTCCTGCGGGACCCAAAGAGCCAGCTCCTTCAAGAGGGATAAGACGGAGGATCGTATCAGCTCTTCGTCCTCCTCTGCTCCCAGAGTCAAAAGTTATGGGAGCGTTGGGAGGAAGTCGAAAATGGCTCAGGATTTTATGGCTGAGTACTTGCGTGAGACTGCTCAGTCTGGGAAGCCAAACGCCGAGAAAGCAGCCCCTGTGCCCATGCCCACAGCTCCACGTGTGGTTATATCCTCGGAACCAGAGCCTGCCTCTGCTCCACCTCCAGAGGTGAaatctgcccagggcaggaggaatgatgaggaggacagTGTAAGTGAGACGGGCACATACACCATTGAGACAGAGTCGCAGGACAAAGAGGTGGAGGAAGCGCGAAAAATGATAGATCAG GTTTTTGGCGTTCTAGAATCGCCTGAATTTTCCAGAATCTCTTCAACCTTTAGACCAGTAATTAAAGGCGAAAAAGATGACGCCAGTTCTCAGCATCTAATCAGTGAAAACGGCACTAATCAGAAGTCACCCTTGCTCCAGGCTCTTTCCTCAAAAGCTGTGAATGGGTCTCAGGCTGAGGCACAG ATgtctgcagcagctcaggggaGTCAGAAGTGGGTGTCAAGGTGGGCGAGCCTTGCGGACAGTTACTCTGACTCTGGATTTGCCTCTGGGCCGGGTGATGGAAGTGTAG TCTCTTCAGAAAGTGGGGTGCTCCCAAAACCTGGAGAACCAGAAAACTCTGTGCCCTCGAGAACAAGGCGCCttcttccccagctccctccAAGTGATAAATCAGACAGCCCCACTCCCACAGTCCTGGTGTGCCAGGAGTCCTATTCAGAGGTTaccaagagaaccattgtgaagGATGGCTGCGTGGAAGCCTGTGGCGATTCCAACAGCCACCTCTTCATCCAGGAGGACCTGGATCCGGATAGCCTCAGCGATGCCAGCAGATCTGACGATGGCTTCAGCACGGAAAAAGGCAAGAAATACAAAGAGAACAGCAAAATGCTAGAGCAGATGAGGGAAGACAATAGATCAGAGAGTCGGCAGCCAGGAGCCACCCGGATCTCTCATGTGAGAGCTGTGAGTGAGCCAGTTTCTACTTCCTTCTACATTGGTGATGACAGCAATGATGCAGAGGTTCCCTCCAAGCTCTCCATGAGTATATCCCATGCTCGAGCAGACAAAGACAGCAAGGATCCAGAGTTTTCCTTCAAGTGTGCTGGCACACCAGTTTCTGGAAAGCCACCGGTCAAAGATGTCAGTGCTTATATAAACACGGCTGGAAAAGTTGTCATTTCCCTTCATCAGAGTCTTCCTCAAGATCAAGAAAACATGTCAGGAAAGGAAACGGCATCTTTTGTTAGACAGGAAAGTTTTACCAAAGATAAATCAAGCAGTGGTGTTCCTCAGAATAAACTCCCACATATTTCAAGTCACCCTCTGCTTAAAGATTTAGAGGCTCTTCGGTCAACTCGCATGGACTTTGGTCAGGACACTCATCTTCTGCTTAAGGACACTGAAACTGCCTTGGCAGCGCTGGAAGCCAAATTGCTTGGTCAAAGCCAACAGCTGGAGTCGTCAGAAACTGCTGGTCAGCtggaggactctttgtcaggggACTCAGATGTAGACACAGCCAGCACAGTCAGCTTGGTGAGCGGCAAAAACGTCCCAGCAAGTGCCCCGAAACGCAAAGCGGTTGTGAGCTTGCAGAAGGAGAAATCTTCCTCCACACCATCCATCCAGGACCAATGTGGGCAGCCCAGCGCTCGGGACAGGCTGACAGAGAAGCAGAAAACACAAGCACCAGAGGCACCCAACAGAGCAGAGGCCACCAAACGCTTCCAGATGAAGCGGAGCGCTGGGACTCGAGGGTCACTTGACTTCACAGACGACGAGAGAAGTTCGAACTCGCCCTACCTGCCAGTCCCAGATGCGGTTGTGTCTGACCACGAGCACTCGGTAACCCGGCCTGTTCCCAGGAGGAAACCTTTCACTCAGCCCACCAGGGAGGACCAGAGCAAAACGACCTCGAACGTGCAGAAAATCCAGCAGGTTCTCACCCGGTCCAACAGTTTATCCACCCCCCGGCCCACGAGGGCCTCAAAGCTGCGCCGCGCCCGGCTGGGAGATGCTTCGGACAATGAGTGTGTGGATGCTGACAAAGCAGCCTCCAACTCGGATGCCACTGCTCAGGGCACCAAGCAGCCCACGGAGACGAAGAAGCTGTCCCGGCTGGACATCCTGGCCATGCCCAGGAAACGGGCAGGATCATTCACAGTGCCCAGTGACTCGGAGACAGCGCAGGCGAGGACGGGCTTTTCGGGCCGCAGCGCCGAGTCCTATCGCAAGACGGGCGTGTCGGAGGTGAGAGCTGCGGCCAGGaaaacagcagctgctgcctctgccaagCAGCCTTTCAGCAGGACTCGTTCAAGCAGTGTCAAGTATTCCTCCTCGTCATCCT CATCAAGGCGGAGACCACAGGGTTCAGATTACACTTCCACTTCGGAGGAGGAATATGGCTCAAATCACAGCTCCCCTAAACACAAACGCTCCCATACTTCAACAGCCACACAAACACCGAGGATGcgtggctctgggctgggcaggcagAAGCACAACGGCAGAGAAACGGATGAGGATGAAGATTTTGATGACAACCCTGACCCCTACGGCTTCATTGCGCAAACAGCAGAGATAGCAGAAATTGCCAG GCTCAGCCAGACCTTGGTGAAGGATGTGGCCATCCTTGCTCGGGAGATTCACGACGTTGCTGGAGATGGGGACTCGCAGAGCTCCTCGGGGACAggacccagcccctgcctcagcTCTGTGCCCAACACTCCAGCTTCCACCATATCTGCCAGAGAGGAG TTGGTGCAGCACATTCCAGAAGCAAGTCTGAACTACCAGAAAGTGCCTCCGGGATCAGTGGAACTGAAGGATTTTGACCAAAATATGAATGATAATAGAGAAGAGGATCCCTCAAGAAAAACAAGGACAAGAAACCGTGAGGAG GTAATCTTTGACAATCTGATGTTGAACCCAGTGTCCCAGTTATCACATACAATCCGTGAAAATACAGAAAACCTCGCTGAAAAAATGAA GATTCTGTTTCAAAACTCAGAAAGGACCTGGGAGGAAATGGAGGCCAAAATCAATTCAGAAAATGAAGTGCCAATTCTGAAAACATCAAACAAA GAAATCAGTTCTATCCTGAAGGAGCTCAGGCGAGTTCAAAAACAGCTTGAAG tcaTAAACGCCATCATCGACCCTACTGGAAACTTGGATATAGTTGCCAGTAACAAAGCATCTTCTGCTGCTAAACAATCTACAGCTACTAAAGTCAGGACTGCTAACAACTCTGGGTCCACACTGGAGACTTTGTCCCTACCACAGATGAGGAACTACGCTCAGAAATCGAACTGTGGGTCTTCTAGCTTGCAAGATTCGAATTTCATTCCAGATGGAGAGAAATATGTGATCTGA